The proteins below are encoded in one region of Sulfolobus islandicus Y.N.15.51:
- the moaC gene encoding cyclic pyranopterin monophosphate synthase MoaC → MSSEAKMVDISPKETILRVAEAEGFIKLKNDTIRRIMENEVEKGNVIAVAKTAGIMAAKKTSELLPLCHLIPLENVDIDIKIENNGIRVRSKVKAHYKTGVEMEALVATSISLLTIWDMVKKYEKDENGKYPYTIIKDIKVIDKIKEKD, encoded by the coding sequence ATGAGTTCCGAAGCTAAAATGGTAGATATATCTCCAAAGGAAACTATATTAAGAGTAGCAGAAGCTGAGGGATTCATTAAACTAAAAAACGATACTATAAGGAGAATTATGGAAAATGAAGTAGAGAAGGGGAACGTGATTGCTGTTGCAAAAACCGCAGGGATAATGGCTGCAAAGAAAACGTCTGAGCTTTTACCTCTATGCCATTTAATACCATTAGAAAATGTTGACATTGATATAAAAATTGAGAATAACGGTATAAGAGTTAGATCTAAGGTTAAGGCTCATTATAAAACTGGAGTAGAGATGGAAGCATTAGTTGCTACATCTATCTCCTTATTAACTATTTGGGACATGGTTAAAAAATATGAAAAAGACGAGAACGGAAAATACCCATATACTATAATTAAGGATATAAAAGTTATAGATAAGATAAAAGAGAAAGACTAA
- a CDS encoding ORC1-type DNA replication protein — translation MVSAKDILSDSLRSSVLIIKHKDKLSPDYVPENLPHREEKIKELGFVFRDLLAGDAKDSERVVIVGRTGTGKTATVRLFGKNFEDIAEREYGVKVKYVHVNCYRHRTLYLISQEIANALKLPIPSRGLSAQEVFKMIHEYLDRRNIHLIVALDEFGHFLNTANTEEIYFLVRLYDEISAIIKRISYIFIVNESHSIYKLDRSIRDHIARRLIEFPPYRSMELYDILKYRVDEAFNDNAVDDEVLQFISNTYGYDKGGNGNARIAIETLSLAGEIAEKEGSPVVLLDHAKKANSTINPEIQEIVDSLSYLDLHQLILLKALIRVLNKSKADEVTMGTLEEEYISLAREFNEEPRRHTQVYEYLRKLKVIGIINTRQSGKGMRGRTTLVSLSLPLDKRLDDYIMQQIVVRLKSKA, via the coding sequence TTGGTTTCAGCTAAGGATATACTTTCAGATAGTTTGAGATCATCAGTGTTAATAATCAAGCATAAGGATAAGCTTTCGCCAGATTACGTGCCGGAAAATTTACCACATAGAGAAGAAAAGATTAAGGAATTAGGTTTCGTATTTAGAGATTTACTAGCTGGAGATGCTAAAGATTCAGAAAGAGTTGTAATAGTAGGTAGGACAGGTACTGGGAAAACAGCAACTGTTAGATTGTTTGGTAAAAATTTTGAAGATATTGCGGAGAGAGAGTACGGAGTTAAAGTAAAGTATGTTCATGTAAATTGTTATAGGCATAGAACATTGTACTTGATAAGTCAAGAAATAGCTAACGCGTTAAAACTACCAATACCCTCGAGGGGATTATCAGCACAAGAAGTATTTAAGATGATCCATGAATATTTAGATAGGAGAAATATACATCTAATAGTTGCATTAGATGAGTTTGGACATTTCCTGAATACTGCAAATACTGAGGAAATATACTTCTTAGTAAGATTGTATGACGAAATATCAGCAATAATAAAGAGAATTAGCTATATATTTATAGTTAATGAAAGCCATTCTATTTATAAATTAGATAGAAGTATAAGGGATCATATAGCAAGAAGATTAATTGAATTTCCACCTTACAGGTCTATGGAACTTTACGATATTTTGAAGTATAGGGTAGATGAAGCTTTTAATGATAATGCTGTAGATGATGAGGTATTACAATTCATATCCAATACTTATGGCTATGATAAAGGGGGTAATGGTAATGCAAGAATTGCAATAGAGACTCTAAGTTTAGCTGGAGAAATAGCAGAGAAGGAGGGATCACCAGTTGTATTGTTAGATCATGCTAAGAAGGCTAATTCTACAATAAATCCAGAGATTCAAGAGATTGTGGATAGTTTATCGTATCTTGATTTGCATCAACTTATACTCTTGAAAGCGCTGATACGAGTTTTAAATAAGAGTAAAGCTGATGAGGTTACAATGGGAACCTTAGAAGAGGAATATATATCATTAGCCAGAGAGTTTAATGAGGAACCTAGAAGACATACACAAGTTTATGAGTATCTGAGGAAACTTAAGGTAATAGGGATAATTAATACTAGGCAGAGTGGGAAGGGAATGAGAGGAAGAACGACTCTAGTTTCCCTTTCTCTACCATTAGATAAAAGATTAGATGATTATATTATGCAACAAATAGTGGTGAGGTTAAAATCGAAGGCTTAA